The proteins below come from a single Edaphobacter acidisoli genomic window:
- a CDS encoding NADH-quinone oxidoreductase subunit A encodes MREYPYIWNYLPLVLQTLFALGIALGMVGISYLVGKHKNSRTKAGAYECGMDPIGDARGRFTVRFYLVAMLFILFDVEAVFMLPWAVIYRRLPHLTGSRLFGFWEMLVYLGFVAVGLFYVWKKGILDWANDKGDL; translated from the coding sequence ATGCGCGAGTATCCATACATCTGGAACTACCTTCCGCTCGTTCTTCAGACCCTCTTTGCACTAGGAATTGCCCTCGGCATGGTGGGGATTTCCTACCTCGTCGGCAAGCACAAAAATTCACGTACAAAAGCTGGCGCCTACGAGTGCGGCATGGATCCCATCGGGGACGCCCGCGGACGGTTTACCGTGCGGTTCTACCTGGTGGCGATGCTCTTCATCCTGTTCGATGTAGAAGCCGTCTTCATGCTGCCCTGGGCGGTGATCTACCGGCGACTGCCGCATCTGACTGGCTCTCGCCTGTTTGGTTTCTGGGAGATGCTCGTGTACCTCGGATTCGTCGCCGTCGGCCTCTTCTATGTATGGAAGAAGGGCATCCTGGACTGGGCCAACGACAAGGGAGACTTGTAA
- a CDS encoding type II and III secretion system protein family protein has product MAPQAHGQTAGLSQDSTNDLAVSVGKSALVDFDKQVTRVAIGSSDVAEATAVSPTEVMVNGKAAGDTTLIVWEQGGGRQFFNVSVHPSRFAAEDRVTDLRRELRAALPGQNINVTAVNNLVFLRGTVKDMTSSDRAVEIAATAGKVVNLLYVEVPSTPRQILLKVRFASIDRSLVNQLGVNVFSTGAANTIGTVSTGQFSPPTVTMPTASTGAVATVSQALNLFFFRPDLNLGATIQALENKGVVQVLAQPNVLTENGKQGSFLAGGEYPYPIVQGIAGGVGGAVTIEFKEYGVRLNFIPTIMPDGNIRLQVAPEVSSLDFTNAVTISGFTIPAITVRRVNTEVELAPGQSFAIGGLLDNRETSTFEKMPFIGDIPVLGKFFQSVSKNRTNTELIVFITPEIVDPIKAGEPLPGLSYPDKFLPPNSKIAMHQPDGTTESQNTTVPASTAASAAALPATAVPVEQLKESMKPETPLVTEGSYTVGVAGGSGASTGASSSSMPQ; this is encoded by the coding sequence GTGGCGCCTCAAGCACATGGCCAGACTGCGGGCCTCAGTCAGGACTCGACCAACGACCTTGCCGTCAGTGTTGGCAAATCGGCCCTGGTGGACTTCGACAAGCAGGTTACTCGCGTTGCCATCGGATCGTCTGACGTTGCCGAGGCTACTGCCGTCAGTCCGACCGAAGTGATGGTGAACGGCAAGGCCGCGGGCGATACGACGCTGATTGTGTGGGAACAGGGAGGCGGGCGGCAGTTCTTCAACGTCTCTGTTCATCCCAGCCGATTCGCCGCCGAAGATCGCGTGACCGATCTGCGCAGGGAGCTGCGCGCAGCGTTGCCGGGGCAGAACATCAACGTCACCGCCGTCAACAATCTGGTCTTTCTGCGCGGAACGGTGAAGGATATGACGAGTTCAGACCGCGCTGTAGAGATTGCAGCCACAGCGGGAAAAGTCGTCAATCTGCTCTATGTGGAAGTGCCGTCTACACCGAGGCAGATTCTGCTGAAGGTGCGGTTCGCCAGTATTGATCGCAGTCTGGTCAACCAGCTTGGAGTGAATGTCTTCAGCACCGGTGCGGCGAACACCATCGGCACGGTTTCGACAGGGCAATTCTCGCCTCCGACAGTCACGATGCCAACCGCCTCAACGGGTGCGGTGGCCACAGTCAGTCAGGCACTTAATCTGTTCTTCTTCCGTCCGGATCTCAATCTTGGCGCGACGATTCAGGCACTGGAGAACAAGGGCGTCGTTCAGGTGCTTGCCCAGCCGAATGTCCTGACGGAGAACGGCAAGCAGGGCAGCTTCCTTGCGGGCGGTGAGTATCCTTATCCGATCGTGCAGGGCATTGCCGGAGGAGTGGGAGGCGCCGTCACGATTGAGTTCAAGGAGTACGGCGTGCGCCTGAACTTCATCCCCACTATCATGCCCGATGGCAACATACGGCTCCAGGTCGCGCCCGAGGTCAGCTCGCTCGACTTCACCAACGCCGTGACGATCTCAGGCTTCACCATCCCTGCTATCACGGTGCGTCGTGTGAATACCGAGGTCGAGCTTGCACCCGGACAGAGCTTCGCCATTGGTGGCCTGCTGGACAATCGTGAGACCTCGACCTTCGAAAAGATGCCGTTCATCGGCGACATACCCGTCCTGGGCAAGTTCTTCCAGTCGGTCTCGAAGAACCGCACCAATACGGAGCTGATCGTCTTCATCACGCCTGAGATCGTCGATCCCATCAAGGCGGGCGAGCCGCTGCCTGGGTTGAGCTATCCGGATAAGTTCCTGCCGCCGAACTCGAAGATTGCGATGCATCAGCCAGATGGCACAACGGAGAGCCAGAACACAACTGTTCCTGCCAGCACGGCGGCTTCTGCGGCTGCGCTGCCCGCTACGGCGGTCCCCGTCGAGCAGCTCAAGGAGAGCATGAAGCCGGAGACGCCGCTCGTGACCGAGGGCAGTTACACCGTGGGTGTAGCTGGCGGTTCGGGTGCCTCGACCGGCGCGTCGTCCTCTTCCATGCCGCAGTGA
- a CDS encoding thiazole synthase: MNPLVIAGRAFQSRLIVGTGKYKDGPETQAAIEASGAEMVTVAVRRVNLDRSSESLLDYIDPRRYFLLPNTAGCYTAEEAIRAARLGREVGLSDWVKIEVIGDQKTLYPDVQATLEATRVLVKEGFTVLPYTSDDIVFARRLIDAGAAAVMPLGAPIGSGLGLQNVANLRILRELISEVPLIVDAGVGTASDAAVAMELGFDAVLMNTAIAQAADPLLMAEAMQHAVLAGRQAYLAGRMPRKLYATASSPLEGISK, translated from the coding sequence ATGAACCCTCTCGTCATCGCAGGCCGTGCCTTTCAGTCGCGTCTTATCGTAGGAACAGGAAAGTACAAGGACGGCCCCGAGACGCAGGCTGCAATCGAGGCCTCCGGCGCAGAGATGGTCACAGTCGCAGTACGGCGCGTCAATCTTGACCGATCGAGCGAATCGCTGCTCGACTACATCGACCCGCGCCGCTACTTCCTATTGCCGAACACGGCTGGCTGCTATACCGCAGAGGAGGCCATCCGCGCAGCGCGCCTCGGCCGCGAAGTGGGCTTGTCCGACTGGGTGAAGATCGAAGTCATTGGCGATCAGAAGACGCTCTATCCCGATGTGCAGGCTACGCTCGAAGCCACGCGCGTGCTCGTCAAGGAAGGCTTCACGGTTCTGCCCTACACGTCGGACGACATTGTTTTTGCCAGGCGGCTCATCGATGCGGGCGCAGCAGCAGTCATGCCGCTTGGCGCGCCCATCGGCAGTGGGCTTGGCCTGCAGAATGTGGCGAACCTGCGCATTCTCCGCGAGCTGATCTCCGAGGTCCCGCTGATCGTCGACGCTGGCGTGGGTACGGCCTCGGACGCAGCTGTTGCGATGGAGCTGGGCTTCGATGCCGTGCTGATGAACACCGCCATCGCACAAGCCGCTGACCCGCTCCTCATGGCCGAGGCGATGCAGCATGCAGTGCTTGCGGGACGGCAGGCGTATCTTGCAGGCCGCATGCCGCGCAAGCTCTACGCAACTGCTAGCTCTCCACTGGAAGGCATCTCGAAGTAG
- a CDS encoding oxidoreductase, with protein sequence MSREIGVAVIGFGLAGQVFHAPFVSAVPGLKLEAIVQRKGDAAAKAWPNARILRSVEEALGDSTIQLVVVGTPNETHFELAKQALQAGKHVVIDKPFTATSVEARELADLARAKGLVLVPFHNRRWDGDFLTVRKLVESNAVGRLVTFESHFDRFRPEPRENTWKEAGNAANGMLFDLGPHLVDQALVLFGIPEAITASVRKDRDHTDIEDAFDITLHYPRLLAHCRATYLACDASPRFLLHGTKGSFKKYGLDPQEPALLGGAKVPRMGTGDWLGEPESEWGTLTIAPDPANPATLVREPIRTANGDYRLYYANVRDAINGDAKLAVTPEDGYRVVRLLELARQSSAEGKTLKVEL encoded by the coding sequence ATGAGCAGAGAGATCGGGGTTGCCGTCATCGGGTTCGGCCTGGCCGGACAAGTGTTTCACGCGCCGTTTGTCAGCGCTGTGCCAGGGCTGAAGCTGGAAGCGATTGTGCAACGCAAGGGCGATGCCGCCGCCAAAGCGTGGCCCAATGCACGCATTCTGCGTTCGGTCGAAGAAGCGCTCGGTGACAGCACGATCCAGCTTGTCGTCGTCGGCACGCCCAATGAGACGCACTTTGAGCTTGCGAAGCAGGCGCTACAGGCCGGTAAACACGTTGTCATCGACAAACCCTTCACCGCGACCAGCGTCGAGGCGCGTGAGCTTGCAGATCTTGCGCGGGCAAAGGGCCTGGTGCTTGTGCCATTTCACAATCGGCGATGGGACGGAGACTTTCTCACCGTGCGCAAGCTGGTGGAATCGAACGCCGTAGGTCGTCTCGTCACCTTCGAATCGCACTTCGATCGCTTCCGTCCGGAGCCGCGTGAGAACACGTGGAAGGAAGCTGGCAACGCTGCGAACGGAATGCTCTTCGACCTGGGACCGCACCTTGTCGATCAGGCGCTCGTGTTGTTTGGCATTCCAGAAGCGATTACGGCCAGCGTCCGCAAAGATCGCGATCACACCGACATCGAAGATGCCTTCGACATCACACTGCACTACCCGCGTCTGCTCGCGCATTGCCGCGCTACCTACCTGGCCTGCGACGCTTCGCCGCGCTTTCTGCTGCATGGCACGAAGGGCAGCTTCAAGAAATATGGACTCGATCCACAGGAGCCTGCACTACTCGGCGGCGCGAAGGTGCCGCGCATGGGCACGGGCGACTGGCTCGGCGAACCAGAGTCGGAGTGGGGCACGCTGACGATCGCGCCAGACCCTGCGAATCCGGCAACGCTCGTTCGAGAGCCTATCAGGACTGCGAATGGCGACTATCGCCTCTACTACGCGAACGTGCGTGATGCCATCAACGGAGACGCGAAGCTCGCCGTCACACCGGAAGATGGCTACCGCGTCGTTCGGCTATTGGAGCTTGCACGTCAGAGCAGCGCCGAGGGCAAAACACTCAAGGTCGAGTTGTAG
- the ruvC gene encoding crossover junction endodeoxyribonuclease RuvC has protein sequence MRVFGIDCGTEFTGYGVVESCLGSKSSSLIRIAAGTIRLSKKEKTPQRLAQVYAELTALIALHQPEVVAIEDVFFSANAKSALKLGQVRGVAMLAAASCSLPVAEYAPLSVKSSVVGHGLAAKEQVQFMVKRLLNIENAFDSADAADALAIAICHIHTAQTLELQGAAR, from the coding sequence ATGCGGGTCTTCGGCATCGATTGCGGAACGGAGTTCACTGGGTACGGCGTCGTCGAATCCTGCTTGGGTTCAAAATCGTCAAGCCTCATTCGGATCGCAGCCGGGACCATTCGTCTCAGCAAGAAGGAAAAAACTCCGCAGCGGCTCGCCCAGGTCTACGCGGAGCTGACCGCACTGATTGCGCTGCACCAGCCTGAGGTAGTGGCGATTGAAGATGTCTTCTTCTCTGCAAATGCCAAGTCTGCACTCAAACTTGGACAGGTTCGTGGCGTCGCCATGCTTGCTGCGGCGAGTTGCAGTCTACCGGTTGCTGAATACGCACCGCTCTCGGTCAAAAGTTCGGTCGTGGGCCACGGTCTGGCTGCGAAGGAGCAGGTTCAGTTCATGGTGAAGCGGCTCTTGAACATCGAAAACGCCTTCGATTCGGCTGATGCTGCCGATGCGCTCGCCATCGCCATCTGCCACATCCACACCGCGCAGACGTTGGAGTTGCAGGGAGCAGCTCGATGA
- a CDS encoding L-ribulose-5-phosphate 4-epimerase, with amino-acid sequence MFLKDLRTQVLEANLELVRRGLVLYTFGNASGIDREQNLIVIKPSGVDYDELKPEHMVVTDIHGTVVEGNLKPSSDLDTHTLLYREFPSIGAVVHTHSEFATSFAQAGMYIPALGTTHADYFYGPVPVTPPLTDAAIGGRYVHETGLAIVNYFRQHKIDPLAVPACLVNGHAPFCWGKDAQDAAHNAVVLEAVAKMAYNTLTLKPNSEGVSQALLDRHYFRKHGPSATYGQGQ; translated from the coding sequence ATGTTTCTTAAAGACCTCCGCACCCAGGTGCTTGAAGCCAACCTCGAACTCGTCCGCCGCGGGCTCGTGCTCTACACCTTCGGCAACGCCAGCGGCATCGACCGCGAACAGAACCTCATCGTCATCAAGCCTTCGGGCGTCGACTACGACGAGCTTAAGCCCGAGCACATGGTCGTCACCGACATCCACGGCACCGTCGTTGAAGGCAATCTCAAGCCCTCGTCCGACCTCGACACCCACACCCTGCTCTACCGCGAGTTCCCGTCGATTGGCGCGGTCGTCCATACGCACTCGGAGTTCGCCACCAGCTTTGCCCAGGCAGGCATGTATATCCCGGCGCTCGGCACCACGCACGCCGACTACTTCTACGGCCCCGTTCCGGTGACGCCTCCGCTGACCGATGCGGCGATTGGCGGGCGCTACGTTCACGAGACCGGCCTCGCCATCGTGAACTACTTCCGCCAGCACAAAATCGACCCGCTCGCCGTGCCAGCGTGTCTGGTGAACGGCCACGCGCCGTTTTGCTGGGGCAAGGACGCGCAGGACGCCGCGCACAACGCCGTGGTGCTCGAGGCCGTCGCGAAGATGGCCTACAACACGCTCACGCTCAAGCCGAACTCCGAAGGCGTCAGCCAGGCGCTGCTCGACCGCCACTACTTCCGCAAGCACGGCCCCAGCGCCACCTACGGACAGGGCCAGTAA
- a CDS encoding prepilin peptidase encodes MEHPDLIVLAAFVLGLLFGSFLNVCISRMPQRESVVRPRSRCPQCGAAVRWYDNIPLLSWVLLGRRCRDCKQPIPWRYPLVELALGLWFTWIAAFCLRAASSFHGSTVTEFYVGLIVASVGAAALGFLLIGLMVMDWQTHLLPNKFTLWGIFVGYVLVCVRAGFLAPGQDQVLLGNNHIELTSVGSAVDTGNVFLTGPEHLLYGRLLGICMAALVLLIVRWGYKALRKREGMGLGDVKLLAMIAAFLGFWPAMLALFLGSMLASIYAVFLLARGRASASTKLAFGSFLAIGGLIAAVYGEKIIGIYADFLT; translated from the coding sequence GTGGAACATCCTGACCTGATCGTGCTTGCTGCGTTTGTCCTTGGGCTTTTGTTTGGCAGCTTTCTGAACGTGTGCATCTCGCGCATGCCGCAGCGTGAGTCGGTAGTGCGTCCGCGATCACGGTGCCCCCAATGCGGAGCGGCGGTTCGCTGGTACGACAATATTCCGTTGCTGAGCTGGGTACTGCTGGGTCGCCGTTGCCGCGATTGCAAGCAGCCGATTCCATGGCGATATCCGCTGGTGGAGCTGGCACTTGGTCTCTGGTTCACCTGGATTGCCGCGTTTTGCCTGCGCGCCGCGAGCAGCTTTCACGGCTCGACCGTCACTGAGTTTTACGTGGGTTTGATCGTCGCCAGTGTGGGCGCTGCGGCTCTGGGATTTCTGCTGATTGGCCTGATGGTGATGGACTGGCAGACGCATCTGCTGCCCAACAAGTTCACGCTCTGGGGCATCTTCGTGGGATACGTGCTGGTCTGCGTACGCGCAGGATTTCTGGCGCCGGGCCAGGACCAGGTGCTGCTCGGCAACAATCACATCGAACTGACCAGCGTAGGCAGCGCGGTGGATACGGGTAATGTTTTTCTGACCGGACCCGAGCACCTGCTGTACGGCAGGCTTCTCGGCATCTGCATGGCGGCGCTGGTGCTGCTCATCGTCCGCTGGGGATACAAGGCCCTGCGCAAGCGCGAGGGGATGGGCCTGGGAGACGTGAAGCTGCTGGCGATGATTGCTGCGTTTCTCGGCTTCTGGCCTGCAATGCTTGCGTTGTTTCTCGGCTCGATGCTCGCCAGTATCTATGCTGTTTTCCTGCTTGCACGAGGACGCGCGAGCGCTTCGACAAAACTGGCGTTTGGGAGCTTTCTCGCCATTGGCGGTCTGATCGCGGCCGTGTATGGAGAAAAAATCATCGGAATTTATGCAGACTTCCTCACTTAG
- a CDS encoding NADH-quinone oxidoreductase subunit C, producing the protein MDAGVFGTQAVLEALPENAAVKALASLATDAKFDRKELTITVARENIIAACKEVQQAGYNFLEDVTAVDWYPSEPRFQVTYHILSHSLKERVRVAVRLNGEDASLDSITSVWPSANFYEREVFDLFGVRFGGHPNLTRIMMPTDWNGHPLRKDYPVEGYR; encoded by the coding sequence ATGGACGCCGGAGTATTTGGCACGCAAGCTGTGTTGGAGGCGCTCCCGGAGAACGCCGCGGTGAAGGCTCTTGCCAGCCTGGCAACCGATGCAAAGTTTGATCGCAAAGAGCTGACCATTACCGTCGCGAGAGAGAACATCATTGCCGCCTGCAAGGAAGTGCAGCAGGCTGGCTATAACTTTCTTGAAGATGTTACGGCGGTCGATTGGTATCCCTCTGAGCCGCGGTTTCAAGTCACTTATCACATCCTTTCGCACTCGCTGAAGGAGCGCGTCCGCGTGGCCGTGCGGCTGAATGGCGAAGATGCTTCGCTCGACAGCATCACCAGTGTCTGGCCCTCGGCGAATTTTTATGAGCGCGAGGTCTTTGACCTCTTCGGCGTGCGCTTTGGCGGACACCCAAACCTGACCCGCATTATGATGCCGACCGACTGGAACGGCCATCCCCTGCGCAAGGACTATCCGGTGGAGGGATATCGCTAA
- a CDS encoding Flp family type IVb pilin yields the protein MMNKLWKLSVMLQILKDERGQDLVEYALVVALVALAATAGMNSLATAINAAFTAVGTKLGTYVG from the coding sequence ATGATGAACAAACTATGGAAGCTTTCGGTAATGCTTCAGATTCTGAAGGACGAGAGAGGACAGGACCTCGTTGAGTATGCCTTGGTCGTCGCTCTGGTTGCTCTGGCTGCAACTGCCGGTATGAACTCGCTGGCGACAGCCATTAACGCCGCGTTTACTGCTGTTGGCACCAAGCTCGGCACATACGTTGGCTAG
- a CDS encoding carbohydrate porin encodes MTFIMHPRFWLQFRLRLIASLPLFLLAARMPIYAQTVTDAASVDAGLPNAPEPATQTENAALTVFPHPESSRFFMAGQANIIFQAHGPFHADYSGTNSLLSRGEYKTSLLGTLFLGAQLRTDPKTNTDVIFDLESSGGRGISEALGLAGFTNLDVVRNPNLGSTPYVARVQVHQTIGFTDKMIDVERTPFSLATKAPERRLEFHAGKMSLPDYFDINDIGTDSHLQFLNWTVDNNGAWDYAADTRGYTYAVTTEYDDKDWSARYGLALMPKVANGIDLDWDLRRASGQNMEFELRKSLLGGLVSPDRKGVVRVLSYVNHAHMGNYHDAVKAYLDGTTPTPNIVSVEKFGAVKYGFGLNVEQEITSNLRLFGRFGWNEGQHESFAYTEVDQTFEFGGDYTGHAWSRPNDKVGLTLVTNAIKKDHQEYLKLGGLGFLLGDGNLNYAREDIIEGYYNLHAWKGVYYALDAQYISHPGYNQDRGPVLVESVRMHVDF; translated from the coding sequence ATGACGTTTATTATGCACCCACGCTTCTGGCTGCAATTCAGGTTACGCCTGATTGCCTCGCTGCCGCTCTTTCTGCTCGCAGCGCGGATGCCGATTTACGCCCAGACGGTGACCGATGCGGCCAGCGTAGATGCCGGCTTGCCGAACGCGCCTGAACCCGCGACCCAGACGGAGAACGCGGCGCTGACGGTGTTTCCGCATCCGGAGAGCTCGCGCTTCTTCATGGCGGGACAGGCGAACATCATCTTTCAGGCGCACGGTCCGTTCCATGCAGATTACTCCGGCACGAACAGTCTGCTGAGCCGTGGTGAGTACAAGACCTCTCTGCTGGGGACGCTGTTCCTTGGAGCCCAGCTTCGCACCGATCCGAAGACGAATACGGACGTGATCTTCGACCTGGAGTCTTCCGGAGGACGCGGCATCAGCGAGGCTTTGGGGCTGGCCGGGTTTACGAATCTGGATGTCGTACGGAATCCAAACCTGGGCTCGACACCTTATGTTGCACGCGTGCAGGTGCACCAGACGATTGGATTCACAGACAAGATGATCGATGTGGAGCGCACTCCTTTTTCGCTCGCAACAAAAGCGCCAGAACGTAGGCTGGAGTTTCACGCAGGCAAGATGAGCCTGCCCGATTACTTCGACATCAACGACATTGGCACCGACAGCCATCTGCAATTCCTGAACTGGACCGTAGATAATAACGGCGCATGGGACTACGCGGCCGATACGCGCGGTTATACCTATGCGGTCACGACTGAGTACGACGACAAAGACTGGTCCGCACGCTATGGGTTGGCTCTGATGCCGAAGGTCGCCAACGGAATCGACCTCGACTGGGACCTGCGTCGGGCGAGCGGGCAAAACATGGAGTTTGAGCTGCGGAAGTCCTTGCTGGGCGGACTGGTGAGTCCCGATCGCAAGGGCGTCGTACGTGTGCTGAGCTATGTGAACCATGCTCACATGGGGAACTATCACGATGCGGTGAAAGCCTATCTCGACGGCACCACCCCGACGCCGAACATCGTGTCAGTGGAGAAGTTTGGAGCGGTGAAGTACGGCTTTGGGTTGAACGTGGAACAGGAGATTACAAGCAACCTGCGGCTCTTCGGGCGGTTCGGCTGGAACGAGGGACAGCATGAGTCCTTCGCCTACACCGAGGTAGACCAGACATTCGAGTTCGGCGGAGATTACACCGGACATGCATGGTCACGACCAAATGACAAAGTAGGTCTGACCTTAGTGACGAATGCGATCAAGAAGGACCATCAAGAGTATTTGAAGCTAGGCGGCCTGGGATTTCTGCTGGGCGACGGCAACCTGAACTACGCGCGCGAAGACATCATCGAGGGCTACTACAACCTGCACGCGTGGAAGGGTGTTTACTACGCTCTCGACGCCCAGTACATCAGCCATCCGGGATACAACCAGGACCGTGGGCCAGTGCTGGTGGAATCGGTGCGGATGCACGTCGACTTCTAA
- the cpaB gene encoding Flp pilus assembly protein CpaB, which yields MNRRIFIILLSAFLIAVACSYLVFRLVGHRLAGSHAATTRVVAAAADIKLGSVLKSSDLTTVEISGTLPKGVVLKREDAIGRGVISDLYQGEPILESRLAAPGSGGGLAATIPQGMRAAAIKVNEVVGVAGFVTPGMRVDVVVSGTPPGQQPTSAQGSMAKTLLQNIQVLSAGTDIQRDAEGKPQQVQVVNLLVSPEQAEILSLASNEARIQLVLRNPLDTQIATPPVTNTAELYSGASVPVKSPVVYHKPAPKAADTSRVYVVEVLNGSKKTEAKFPSGEEKQ from the coding sequence ATGAATCGTCGAATCTTCATTATCTTGTTGAGCGCCTTTCTGATAGCTGTTGCCTGCAGCTATCTCGTCTTCCGTCTGGTGGGACACCGGCTGGCTGGATCGCACGCTGCGACGACAAGGGTTGTAGCCGCGGCTGCAGACATCAAACTTGGCTCCGTGCTCAAAAGCTCCGATCTGACGACAGTCGAAATATCCGGCACCCTGCCCAAGGGAGTTGTTCTGAAGCGGGAAGATGCCATCGGGCGCGGTGTCATCTCTGACCTGTACCAAGGCGAGCCGATTCTTGAGAGCCGGTTAGCTGCACCGGGATCTGGTGGCGGCCTCGCCGCGACAATTCCTCAGGGCATGAGAGCAGCAGCGATTAAGGTAAACGAGGTGGTGGGTGTCGCCGGGTTTGTGACGCCGGGCATGCGCGTCGATGTAGTGGTCTCCGGCACACCTCCAGGGCAGCAGCCCACCTCCGCGCAAGGATCAATGGCCAAGACCTTGCTGCAGAATATCCAGGTGCTTTCGGCCGGCACCGACATCCAGCGCGATGCCGAGGGTAAACCGCAACAAGTCCAGGTGGTGAACCTGCTGGTAAGCCCGGAGCAGGCGGAGATACTGAGCCTGGCCAGCAATGAAGCGCGTATTCAGCTTGTGCTGCGCAATCCTCTCGATACGCAGATCGCCACGCCGCCCGTCACGAACACGGCGGAGCTGTATTCGGGGGCCAGCGTGCCGGTGAAATCTCCGGTCGTGTACCACAAGCCGGCGCCCAAGGCCGCGGATACGTCGCGCGTGTACGTCGTTGAAGTTTTGAATGGCTCGAAGAAAACAGAAGCCAAATTCCCATCTGGCGAGGAAAAACAGTGA
- a CDS encoding DUF192 domain-containing protein, translating to MGFLRYLGGHHAQPQAKLRVRIANVTRQSVLADNVEVADHGAARSKGLLGRDGLDQGEGLWIVPCEAVHTIGMRFPIDLVYIDRNKVVKKVRSSVRPWRLSGCLTAHSVIELASGAVLAAKTHRGDALEFSPVDGV from the coding sequence ATGGGGTTCTTGCGCTATCTCGGCGGCCATCATGCTCAGCCCCAAGCGAAGCTGCGCGTGAGAATCGCGAACGTGACGCGGCAGTCGGTTCTTGCCGACAATGTCGAGGTTGCCGACCACGGCGCGGCAAGAAGCAAAGGGCTGCTTGGGCGCGATGGTCTTGACCAGGGCGAAGGCCTCTGGATCGTGCCCTGCGAGGCCGTCCACACCATCGGTATGAGATTCCCTATCGACCTGGTCTACATCGACCGCAACAAGGTTGTGAAGAAGGTCAGGAGCAGCGTGCGTCCGTGGCGTCTCTCCGGGTGCCTGACGGCGCACTCGGTCATCGAGCTGGCCTCCGGCGCCGTTCTGGCTGCCAAAACCCATCGCGGAGATGCACTTGAGTTTTCACCCGTGGATGGTGTCTGA
- a CDS encoding metal/formaldehyde-sensitive transcriptional repressor translates to MKEESRERTKLINRVKRIRGQMDSVERVLADGGRECSEVLMLLAAVRGGINAVMAEVLEDHIRLHLLKGGKTPLTPDLGEELIDLVRAYLK, encoded by the coding sequence ATGAAAGAAGAATCCAGAGAGCGTACGAAGCTCATCAACCGCGTCAAACGCATTCGCGGCCAGATGGACTCGGTCGAGCGCGTGCTTGCCGACGGCGGCCGCGAGTGCAGTGAAGTGTTGATGTTGTTGGCCGCTGTTCGCGGAGGCATCAATGCGGTGATGGCCGAGGTGCTCGAAGACCATATCCGCCTCCACCTGCTCAAAGGCGGAAAAACTCCGCTCACGCCTGATCTTGGAGAAGAGCTGATCGATCTCGTCCGCGCCTATCTCAAATGA